From one Paenibacillus sp. FSL K6-1330 genomic stretch:
- a CDS encoding shikimate kinase has protein sequence MMGTGKSTVGRLLAETLGYTLIDLDGEIERMEGRTISEMFEADGEPYFREAESVALRTVLQRKGIVVASGGGAVLRSENCDQMKRDGWVVALTADAASIVERVRGDANRPLLAGDVEERVRRILDERKDKYLFADVIVDTVGRSAGEVATDILTHYRG, from the coding sequence ATGATGGGCACGGGCAAGTCAACCGTAGGGCGTCTTCTGGCAGAAACGCTCGGCTACACCCTGATCGATCTGGATGGGGAAATTGAGAGGATGGAAGGCAGAACGATTTCCGAGATGTTTGAAGCGGATGGAGAGCCGTATTTTCGTGAGGCTGAATCTGTCGCACTGCGCACGGTATTGCAACGGAAAGGCATTGTTGTAGCGTCCGGCGGAGGGGCTGTGCTTCGTTCCGAGAATTGTGACCAGATGAAACGTGATGGCTGGGTCGTCGCTCTAACAGCGGATGCTGCTAGCATCGTCGAACGGGTACGGGGTGATGCCAATCGGCCGCTGCTTGCGGGTGATGTCGAAGAAAGAGTTCGGCGTATCCTGGATGAACGAAAGGACAAATACCTGTTTGCGGATGTCATAGTGGATACGGTTGGCCGATCTGCAGGGGAAGTGGCGACTGACATTTTAACGCATTACCGCGGCTAA
- a CDS encoding rhodanese-like domain-containing protein — MKPIPQMETTELRSRLQNGENVYMIDVREDEEVAAGMISGAKHIPMGEIPNRLDEIPRDQEVVFICRSGGRSQHVCEFLNHQGLTNIINMKGGMLQWHDDEE, encoded by the coding sequence ATGAAACCGATCCCTCAAATGGAAACAACGGAGCTTAGAAGCCGGCTTCAAAACGGCGAAAATGTATACATGATTGATGTCCGGGAGGATGAGGAAGTTGCCGCCGGCATGATCAGCGGTGCCAAGCATATTCCGATGGGCGAGATCCCGAATCGCCTGGACGAAATTCCACGCGATCAAGAGGTTGTCTTCATCTGCCGCAGCGGCGGACGCAGTCAACACGTATGCGAATTTTTGAATCACCAAGGCTTGACTAATATAATCAATATGAAGGGCGGCATGCTTCAGTGGCATGACGATGAAGAATAA
- the aroA gene encoding 3-phosphoshikimate 1-carboxyvinyltransferase, with protein sequence MDVIVKPTPILNGEIGALSSKNYTTRYLLVAALAEGTSTIYYPAHSEDSDAMRRCIRDLGAVIEEDEEKAVITGFGKSPRDVKELNVGNAGAVLRFLMGVTALSKEVTFVNTYPDSLGKRPHDDLIETLGQLGVEVEHNEGKLPITIRGGQPKGGKLTVSGEVSSQYLSALLFLTPLLAEDSEITVTGDLKSKVVIGQTLEVLEQAGITIHAADDYTFFRVPGGQSYEAKTYTVQGDYPGSAAVLAAAAVTQSDVTIRNLSEDSKQGERAIIDVLRMMEVPLTHENGNVHVQGNRTLKALEFDGDAATDAVLAMVAAAVFAEGTSRFYNVENLRYKECDRITDYLNELRKAGANVEERQAEIIVHGRPEGVEGGVEINAHYDHRVIMALTVVGLRAHQPIRIKDAHHVAKSYPQYFDHMKALGANVEWVK encoded by the coding sequence ATGGATGTAATCGTCAAGCCTACGCCTATACTAAACGGAGAGATTGGAGCGTTATCCTCCAAGAACTATACAACCCGTTACCTGCTGGTGGCTGCACTTGCGGAAGGAACAAGCACGATCTATTACCCAGCTCATAGCGAGGATAGCGATGCCATGAGACGCTGTATCCGGGATCTCGGAGCCGTGATCGAGGAGGACGAGGAGAAGGCGGTTATTACGGGCTTTGGCAAATCGCCCCGGGATGTGAAGGAGCTGAATGTCGGTAATGCCGGTGCTGTATTGCGTTTCCTGATGGGCGTTACGGCATTATCTAAAGAGGTTACTTTCGTCAATACCTATCCGGATTCACTGGGCAAACGTCCTCACGATGATCTCATTGAGACGCTTGGTCAATTGGGTGTGGAAGTGGAGCATAACGAAGGCAAACTGCCGATCACGATTCGTGGCGGTCAACCTAAGGGCGGAAAGCTCACTGTTTCTGGCGAAGTGAGTTCGCAGTACTTAAGCGCACTGCTGTTCTTAACGCCACTGCTTGCTGAAGACAGCGAGATTACCGTTACCGGAGATTTGAAATCCAAGGTCGTTATCGGTCAGACCCTGGAAGTGCTGGAGCAGGCGGGCATTACCATTCACGCAGCGGATGATTATACATTCTTCCGGGTTCCTGGCGGTCAATCCTATGAAGCGAAGACCTATACGGTTCAAGGTGATTATCCGGGCTCTGCTGCTGTCCTGGCGGCGGCTGCGGTTACGCAGTCGGATGTAACCATCCGCAATCTGTCAGAGGACAGCAAGCAGGGAGAGCGGGCCATTATTGACGTCCTCCGGATGATGGAGGTTCCGCTCACACACGAGAACGGAAATGTCCATGTACAGGGCAATCGTACCCTGAAAGCATTGGAATTTGACGGAGATGCAGCGACGGATGCGGTGCTTGCTATGGTAGCGGCAGCTGTGTTTGCGGAAGGGACCTCCCGATTCTACAATGTGGAGAATCTCCGCTATAAGGAATGCGACCGGATTACGGATTATTTGAACGAATTGCGGAAAGCCGGAGCCAACGTTGAGGAACGCCAGGCAGAGATCATCGTTCACGGCCGTCCTGAAGGCGTCGAAGGTGGCGTTGAGATCAATGCCCATTATGATCATCGGGTGATCATGGCTCTGACGGTGGTCGGGCTTCGCGCACATCAGCCGATCCGGATTAAGGACGCGCATCATGTGGCCAAGTCGTACCCGCAATATTTTGATCACATGAAGGCGCTTGGAGCCAACGTGGAATGGGTAAAATAA